The window TGATGGTCAGCAGCTCGATGTCGAGGAGGTTGATGCGGATGTCGCCGGCGATGACGATCCCCTTGTCCAGGACCCGCTCGAGGATGTCGGCGAGGCTGGAGGTGGAGGACTGCCCGTATGGCATCGGCGCGCGGGAGGCGAAGCTTCCGGGTCGGCCGGGCAGGGGTTCGGTCACGGTGGCCCCTCATTCTTCGACTCAGGGAAGCTGCTGCCGGAACGCTTCGATCTCTTCCAGCCGGTCGATCAGCTCGTCCTCCTGGCGGTCGAAGGTCTCCTGATCGATCTCTCCTCGCAGCAGCTGCTGCTCCAGCTCCGCCAGCCCGCGCCAGATCGGAGCGGGGTCGTAGTACTCCTCTTCCGCTTGGTCGACCACGCGCTGGGCGACCCAGGTGACAGCGCGTACCGGTGCGACGGGGAGCGTCAGCAGGTAGGTGAGGAGTCCCATAGCGTTCCCCTTCCGTGGGTGTGGTGGTCACTGGACGAAGCTGTACGGGGGAAGCGGTCCGGAAAACCGCAGGTCGATGTCGCTGCCGATCTCCCGTGCCAGGTTTGCTTCCGCGGTACGCAGAGCCTCCTTGTGCTCGTCGTGCACGAGGAGGGAGAGGTTGAGGAAGTCGCTCCCCGAGGGCGGGTGGGCCAGGTATTCGCGGGAGAAGGGGACGAGCGCCTCGGTCAGGCCGGCCGCCAGGGCCTCCTGCCGTACCTGTACCTCGCGGGCGACTGTTTCGCCCAGGGCGAGCGGCAAGCTCGGGTCCCGGTCTCCGCCGCGGATCCGGTCGTTGAGGTCGCTCGCCTCGGGCACATCCTGGAGGATCTGCTGCAGCAGTGGTGCCTCATCGGCCTGTGAGGCCCTGACGTGGTATTCGGCGCACCCCTCCAGGCGCCCCAGCGCACCGAGGTAGTTCTCCGCGTTGGACTCGAGGGCCTGGCGGACCGCATCGTCGTCGGTGGCGATGTAGCCGAACTGCAGCGGCAGGATCACCCCGTCGGCCATCAGCAGCTCCTGCACCTGTTGGTGGGCGTTCAGGTCGCGGCGTTTGGGCCGGATCTCCTCGGCGATGTCGCTGACCACCGCGCACAGGGGGCCGGCCGTGACCGTGCGCAGCGGGGAGGGATCGGAGCCGACGCCGCTGACGCCGTCCAGGCGGTGGGGGTGGTCCTTCGCGGCGATCGAGTACACGTAGAGCGGCATCGGTTACTCCTTCTCCCGCCGTACGGGGCGCCGGGCGGCAGGGCGGCGTCTCTTGGGTACCTCTTCCTCCGCCTCTTCCTCTTCTTCCGGCTCCCTGGACTTGGAGGACTTACCGGTCAGGGAATCGGTGACGGCATCGACGGCTCCGCCGATGGCTCCCTTGGTCTTCCCGCGGGCCCCTCCTTCCATCATGTTCCCCATGACCTCGGGAAGCTGGGCGGGGGCCTTGCGGCCTGCTTCGAGGTCGAGGCGGTTGCAGGCCTCGGCAAAGCGGAGGTAGGTGTCGACGCTGGCCACGACGATCCGCGCGTCAATCTTGATGAGTTCGATGCCCACCAGGGAGACGCGGACAAAGACGTCGATGACGAGCCCGCGGTCGAGGATGAGTTCCAGGACGTCGTAGAGGCTGCTCGTGCCGCCTCCTTGCCCTCGGGCGACGGGGCCACCGCCCTGCGGCACCATGGTCATGGCGCCTCCTTCCGCCGGTCGGCCTGCGCTCAGGTCGGCCGGTCGATCATGCCGCGGGTGTAGCGGCGGGTGCGTGCGTACGAGATCAACTCACCGTCCTCGTCCAGCGCAACCCGATAGCTGGCCATCACGCTGGTGGTGTCCGGGATGCGTTCCAGCTCCACCACTTCCACCTGCGCCTCCCAGCCGTCCTCGGTCGGCTTGAGCGAGGAGACGGAATCCGGATGCCGGCCCAGCAGTTCAGCGAGCTGCTGCGCTGCGGCACGCATAGCCGCCGCTGCGCCCGTCTTTCCGGAACGGCGCCGGGGCGCTGTGCGCCTGGGCCTTTCCCTGTCCTGCCCTTCGCCGTCGCCGGCGGCGTGCGAAGAGGCCCGCCGGGGGCGTGCAGGTTCCGCTGCGGCCATATGGCCCTCCCTTGGGGAGACGGCCTCACAGAAACTAGAATGTCACCAAATCCAGGTATAAGCCTCACATCGGGGCAGAAGCCTTTTCGGGGACGGCCTCAGGCCATACCACCTTCTCGTCGCCGGGCAGCGCGTACGTTGCGATCCACTGCCCCCGGGCGACACCAACAAGACCGAAAGCGCCCTGGCAGGGGATGATCATGGAGGACACCACCAAGATCGCGCTCGCAGCCGCTGTGGCTGGCGGATACATACTCGGCCGCACGAAGAAGGGCCGCCTGGCCTTCACCGTGGCGACCTATCTCGCCGGTCGTCGCTTCGGGCTCGAACCCGGACAGCTGCTCAAGGAAGGCGCCTCCCGGCTCAAGGAGATGCCACAGTTCGAAGAACTTGCCGAGCAGCTGCGCGGAGAAGCCCTCGACGCCGGCAAGCAAGCGCTGGCTGTCGCGGCCAACCGAAAGCTCGCCGACCTCGCCGGCGTACTGCACGATCGCACCCTCGAGCTCACCCGCAGCGGTCGTGACGAGGAGGAGGAAGAGGAGGAGGGCGAGGAACCCTACGAGGACGAGGAGGCCGAGGACTACGCGGGAGAGGACGAGGAGGCCTACGCCGAGCCCGAGGACGAGGTCGAAGAAGACGAAGAGGAGGAAGACGAGGAAGAGGGCGAGCAGGGACCGGAGGCGGAGGCCGAAGAGGAGGAGGAACCCGAGGAAGAGGAGGAACCCGAGGAGGAAGAACCGGAGGAGGAACCCGAGGAGGAGGAACCCGAGGAGGAAGAGCCGGAGGAGGAAGAGCCGGAGGAGGAAGCAGAAGAGGAGGAGCCTCCCCCGCGACCGCGCCGGACTCGCACCTCGACTCGCGCACGCAGTGGCAAGACCGCGGCACCCGCCCGAAGGACCGCGCGACGCCCCACCCCGGCGAAGAAGTCAGCACCCGCGAAGAAGGCCGCACCCGCGAAGAAGGCGGCACCCGAGAAGAAGGCCGCACCCGCAAAGAGGACGCCCGCGAAGAAGGCAGCGCCCTCCAGGGAGGCCGCACCCGCGAAGAAGGCCGCGGCGAAGAAGTCCTCCCCCGCCAAGAAGACGCCAGCGAAGAAGACCACTGGCGCCCGGCCGGCAAAGAAGGCGGCGCCCGCCAAGAAGAGCGCCCCGCGCAGGGCGGCTGCGAAGAAGACCAGCGCCCCGCCGCGCAAGCGGAGCACAGCCCAGAGCCCGGCACGCAAGAGCGCTGCCACCAAGGCCACCGCCAAGAAGACCACAGGCCGCAGCCCGGCACGCAAGACGGCCGCCAAGAAGACGGCGGCGCGCAAGCCGTCCACGCGGAGGTAGGCCATGGCAACCTCAGACCGCACAGGCTCGTCGGAGTCCCTCTCCGGGATGGACAAGCTGCTGAAGGAACTCACGGGATACCTCGGTGCCCAGGCCGGCCAGCTGGCCGACAAGGCGACCGACAAGCTCTCCGACGTCACCGGCCAGCTCCACGACGTCGCTGACAACAACGGCAGCCTCTCGGACGTCGCCGGCATCGGTAGCCGGATCTTGCAGGGCGACTCCCCCCTGAAAGCGTTCGCCGGCCAGAAATTCGGCAATCTGAAGGACAAAGTCACCGAGGCGTTCGGCGGCGGCAAGGGGAAGGGCCGCAAGAGCGGCGGCGGCAAGCTGATGAACATCGTCGAGGTGCTCGACGTCGGCCTGCCGCTGCGTACGGTCTATGACCACTGGACGCAGTACGAGGATTTCAGCGGGTTCGCCAAAGGCGTCCGTGATGTCTCCCGCGGGGACGATGTCACGAGCGACTGGAAGGTCAAGGTCGGCCCCTCCACCCGCAGCTGGAAGGCCACCGTCCAGGAGCAGATCCCCGACGACCGCATCGTGTGGACCTCCGCGGGCGCCAAGGGCACCACTCGTGGGTGCGTCACCTTCCACGAGCTCGCTCCCTCTTTGACCCGCATTGTCATCGTCGTCGAGTACTACCCTTCCGGACTGTTTGAGAAGACCGGCAACCTGTGGCGGGCCCAGGGCCGCCGCCTGCGTCTGGACCTGAAAAACTTCCTGCGCCACGTCATGCTCACCAACGACGAGCCGGAAGGCTGGCGCGGTG is drawn from Streptomyces sp. NBC_01232 and contains these coding sequences:
- a CDS encoding gas vesicle protein GvpG, with the translated sequence MGLLTYLLTLPVAPVRAVTWVAQRVVDQAEEEYYDPAPIWRGLAELEQQLLRGEIDQETFDRQEDELIDRLEEIEAFRQQLP
- a CDS encoding GvpL/GvpF family gas vesicle protein; this encodes MPLYVYSIAAKDHPHRLDGVSGVGSDPSPLRTVTAGPLCAVVSDIAEEIRPKRRDLNAHQQVQELLMADGVILPLQFGYIATDDDAVRQALESNAENYLGALGRLEGCAEYHVRASQADEAPLLQQILQDVPEASDLNDRIRGGDRDPSLPLALGETVAREVQVRQEALAAGLTEALVPFSREYLAHPPSGSDFLNLSLLVHDEHKEALRTAEANLAREIGSDIDLRFSGPLPPYSFVQ
- a CDS encoding gas vesicle structural protein GvpA, coding for MTMVPQGGGPVARGQGGGTSSLYDVLELILDRGLVIDVFVRVSLVGIELIKIDARIVVASVDTYLRFAEACNRLDLEAGRKAPAQLPEVMGNMMEGGARGKTKGAIGGAVDAVTDSLTGKSSKSREPEEEEEAEEEVPKRRRPAARRPVRREKE
- a CDS encoding gas vesicle protein GvpO, which codes for MAAAEPARPRRASSHAAGDGEGQDRERPRRTAPRRRSGKTGAAAAMRAAAQQLAELLGRHPDSVSSLKPTEDGWEAQVEVVELERIPDTTSVMASYRVALDEDGELISYARTRRYTRGMIDRPT
- a CDS encoding histone protein is translated as MEDTTKIALAAAVAGGYILGRTKKGRLAFTVATYLAGRRFGLEPGQLLKEGASRLKEMPQFEELAEQLRGEALDAGKQALAVAANRKLADLAGVLHDRTLELTRSGRDEEEEEEEGEEPYEDEEAEDYAGEDEEAYAEPEDEVEEDEEEEDEEEGEQGPEAEAEEEEEPEEEEEPEEEEPEEEPEEEEPEEEEPEEEEPEEEAEEEEPPPRPRRTRTSTRARSGKTAAPARRTARRPTPAKKSAPAKKAAPAKKAAPEKKAAPAKRTPAKKAAPSREAAPAKKAAAKKSSPAKKTPAKKTTGARPAKKAAPAKKSAPRRAAAKKTSAPPRKRSTAQSPARKSAATKATAKKTTGRSPARKTAAKKTAARKPSTRR
- a CDS encoding SRPBCC family protein → MATSDRTGSSESLSGMDKLLKELTGYLGAQAGQLADKATDKLSDVTGQLHDVADNNGSLSDVAGIGSRILQGDSPLKAFAGQKFGNLKDKVTEAFGGGKGKGRKSGGGKLMNIVEVLDVGLPLRTVYDHWTQYEDFSGFAKGVRDVSRGDDVTSDWKVKVGPSTRSWKATVQEQIPDDRIVWTSAGAKGTTRGCVTFHELAPSLTRIVIVVEYYPSGLFEKTGNLWRAQGRRLRLDLKNFLRHVMLTNDEPEGWRGEIRDGEVVKTHEEALEEEEEAEEPEEGEYEDGGSEDDEEEYPDGQEQGEEEDAGEDAQYSDEELEEEEEEPEEEEEEPDEEPEEEPEEEEEEEPAPPRRRRHRQPA